The following DNA comes from Noviherbaspirillum sp. L7-7A.
TCATCATTCCATTGCGCATTGAATGCCGATGGCATCAGGTGGGCCGCATTGTCCTCATGCTCCATCACCAGGTGGACGCAGCGGTCGGAGGCAACCCGGGCGCGGATGTCGCTTGCCAGTTCGGGCAGCCAGTCCTGCTCATTGATCGCATGCAGCGCATCCATGCGCAGGCCGTCGATGTGGAATTCATTGAGCCAGTACAGCGCATTCTGGACGAAGAATTCCTTGACCTCGGCGCGCCTGAAATCGATCGCCGCGCCCCAGGGCGTATCGACGTCATGCCGGAAGAAGGTGCGGGCATAGGCGTTGAGGTAATTGCCGTCGGGCCCGAAGTGGTTGTAGACCACGTCCAGGAAGACCTGCACGCCAAGCGCATGGGCAGTGTCGACCAGGGCCTTGAGCTGGTCAGGCGTGCCATAGGTCGTTTCGGGCGCATATTGCAGCACGCCGTCGTAGCCCCAGTTGCGGCTGCCGGGAAAGGCGGCGATCGGCATCAGCTCGACAGCGGTGATGCCCAGCCGCGCCAGCGCCGGCAGCATCTCCGTCACGCCGGCAAAGCCGCCGCAGGCGCCCACATGCAGCTCGTACAGCACGGTCTGTTCCCAGCGCCGGCCGCGCCAGTCGCGGTCGCGCCACTGGTAGCTGCCCGGGTCCATCACGATGCTGGGGCCGTGCGCATCGCTTTCCTGGGCGCGCGAGGCCGGGTCCGGCACCTGCAGGTCGCCGTCCAGGCAGAACATGTAGCGGGTGCCGGCGCCGCAGTCGACGATGGCCTCGAACCAGCCGTCGGAGAGCGCCTGCATCGCCACGCTGCGCTCGCCATGGTTGAGCACGACGTCTACCCGGCCGGCATTGGGCGCCCACAGCCGGAAGCTGGTCAGGTCGGGCGCCAGCAGGGTGGCGCCATAGGTGGTGGAGGGGATGTCGGAGAGAGCCTTGTCGGGCATGTCCTGGGTAAGCATGAAAGTGACTCCGGTGCCTGTATCAATGTCAATGTCAATCGGATGCGCCGTGTCCGGCTAGTCCAGCGCGGCCGTCTTCAGCGACGCCAGTGAAATGGCGATGCAGACCACGGCCAGGAAGCCGATCGCGGCCTGCATGCCCTGGCTGTGGGCGATCATGCCGATCACGGGCGGGCCGAGCAGGCTGCCGCTGTAGCTGAGCGTGGCAACGCCGGCCAGCGCGGTCGGGCCATGGCGGCCGCCGGCGCTGAACACAAAGGGAAATACGGAGGCCAGGCCTGCGCCGGTGAGCGCAAAGCCGGCCAGCGTCAGCGGCAGGTTCGCCGCCGCCGTCGCCAGGCCCAGGCCGCCGGCCGCGCATAGCGCGCTGCACGCAACCACGCGGCGCGCGCCAAAACGATCTTTCAGCCGGTCGCAGAAGAGCCTGGCTACGAGCATCATGCCGGTGAATCCGGCAAAGGCAAGCGGCGCCACGCCGTCGGCGGCATGCAGGATGTCCTTCAGGTAGACGCCGCTCCAGTCGCCCACCGAGCCCTCGGCCATTGCGCCGAAAAAGCCGATGATGCCCAGCATCGCCAGCGGGCCATGCGGCAGCGCATAGAGCGGCGCATGCGACGACGGGCCCGGCTCGTCGCGCGGCAGCCAGCGGCTGTTGGCCAGTTGCAGTGCCGCCATGGGCAAGGCCAGCAGGATGAAATGCTGCAGCACCGGCAAGCCGGCGCTGGCCGCCGCGCTGCCCAGCAGGGCGCCCGCCAGCGCGCCGGCGCAGAACCAGGCATGCAGCATGGACATGATGGAGCGGCCGGCCGCCTTTTCGCTGACGGCGCCGAGCGCATTGATGGAGACATCGAAGCAGCTGGTCGACGCGCCGAACAGGAAGACCGAGGCGGCCAGCCAGGGCAGCGACGGCGACAGCGCAATGCACAGCAGCGACAGCATCATCGTCAGGCCGGCGGCGCAGGATGCCAGCCGCGCACCCAGCCAGCGCACCAGGCCGGCTGCCACCGGAAAGGACAGCACCGCGCCGGCGCCACCGCCGAGCAGGGCAAGGCTGAGTTCGGCGGCATCGAGCTGCAAGGCATCCCGCACCGCCGGCACGCGGGCAGCCCAGCTGGCGTACACCATGCCGAGCAGGATGAAGTTGATGGGGTTGGCAATGCGTTGGCTAACGGCTGAAACCTTGGAACGCAGCAGCAGGGGGGAAGCGATGTCGTTGGACGGCATGAAGGAAATCGTTGCAAAAAGAAAATGCCGATAGCGCAATTCTAGGGAAGCAATCCGCCAATGTCAGCGTGCAGGAGGTCAATGTTTGATCCGGTACGTACCGCATTGGCCCCGGCAGCCTGCTTCGACCGTGCCGGATGCCTTTGATGCCCAACGCCTGCGTGAAAAATTTTATTGCAATCGAACTATTTATTTCATAATCGCACCTAATTTCTCGCTATCATTCTTTCTTTGGAACAATTATGGTGCGGCGATGATCAAGACAGCATTGGTGACGGCATTACTGACCCTGACGGTATCGGCCAGCGCGGTATCGCTGGGCTCGCGGCATGCGCTACTGATCGACGAGGACAGCGGCGCTGTGCTGCTCGAAAAGAATGCCAATGACATCGTCCCGATTGCTTCCCTGACCAAGCTGATGACCGCGATGGTGGTGCTCGATGCCGGACTCGACCTGCAGGAGCCGGTCACGATCAGCGAGCAGGATGTCGACACCCTGAAGCACAGTTCGTCGCGGGTGCCCGTGGGCGCCACCTTTCCGCGGGGGACGCTGCTGGAACTGGCGCTGATGTCGTCGGATAACCGCGCCGCCTTTGCGCTTGCGCGCACCTATCCGGGCGGGCTGGACGGCTTCCGCCAGGCGGTGCGCGGCAAGTCCATGGAGCTCGGTCTGCGCCGCACCAACATCGAGGAGCCCACCGGGCTGTCGCCGCACAACACCTCCACCGCCACCGACCTGGCGAAAATGGTGATGGCGGCCGGGCGCTATCCCGAGATCGAGCGGCTCACCACCTCGTCGGCCGACCTGATCGACGTCGAGGGCGCCGCCACCCATTACCGCAATACCAACCGGCTGGTGGGCAACAGCGCCTGGGATATCCGCCTGTCCAAGACCGGCTTCACCCGCGAGGCGGGCCGCTGCCTGGTGATGCGGGTCAAGGCAGCCGGCCGTTCCACCGTGATGGTGCTGCTCAATGCCCGCGAGTCGGTGATACGCACCGCCGACGCGATGAATCTGCATCGCCTGGTGCGCGGCGAACCCCTGATGGAAGCCTCGGCAACGCCGGCGCCCAAGCGCAAGGCCGCGCGCCATGCCAAGCCGTCACGCCGTTCCAGGACGCTGGTCGCGCAGCTCTGATGGTTTTTCACGGCGGCCGCATCGACTCGCTGCTGCCGGGGTTCACGCCTTGCTACTCCTTGAAGTACACCACCTGGTGGCTGGCTGCCAGCATCACGCCGCCGGCGCTCCAGATCTCCGCGCTCTGATCGAAAAACCCCTTGCCATAGTTTTGCCCGCGGGCCACCGCCAGCAGCGGCGCGTCGCCCTGCGCGGCCAGTTGCGCCGCATCGGCGTGGAAGTAGGTGGTCAGCGCCACGGTGCTGGCCGGGGTCCAGCTTGCGCGGCGCAGGAAGATGCGCGGGAAGAACGCGTCGCAGATCGATGCAAGGGCAGGGAAGTCGAGCGGCCTGGGTGGCTGGTCGCGAATCCAGAGCCGGGTTTCGGATGGATGGCCGCTGGCGTCGCTCTGATCCGGCGCCATGCCGCCGGCGATGAAGCGCATCTCGTAACGGCCGGTCCAGGCGGCGCGCGGGTGGGCTGGCGCCTGTGCCACGCTGGACGGCGGCGGCGCCAGCGGGAAGCTGGCGTCGGTCGCGCCCCAGGTGTCGCGCCGGATCGCGGTGACCGCGGTGGCGAAGGCCGCAACCTGGTCCTGCTGGCGCAGTTCCACCATCCAGTGCTGGGTGGTGCGGTTGGTCCGCAAGGCACGCGCCTGCACCTCGAACTGGCCGTCGGCAATCGGGGCTGCGTAATGCACGGTCAGCGACAGCGGGTCGCCCAGCTTTTCCGGATGCCGCAGGATGGCATTGAGCAGTGTGGCGGCAATGGTGCCGCCAAAGGGGCCCACCATGTTGCCGTAGGCCGGGCTGGTATGGCCGAGGTAATGGCCGGGGCCGCGCTCGCTGTCCGGGGAGAGGGCGATTGCGGTGTCGAGCACATGTGCTGCTTCTGGCTGGGTGGTCTCCATGGTTCTCCTTTTTATGACGGAATGCGGGTCTGGCCGTCATTCTAAGGGCGACTGGAAAAACACGGGTAGCGGTGCCCGGCCGATCCGGCCGCGATGCGCCGCTTCAGGCCGCCCTGGGTGCAGGTGCCGACGCAGGGACTGGCGCAGGGTCCGGCGTGGCGCGCAGCATCGCTTCGAACTCGGCCGCCGGCAGCGGCTTGCTGCTCAGGTAACCCTGATACTGGTCGCAGCCCAGCTGGCGCAGGTAGGCCAGCTGCTCGTCGGTTTCCACGCCTTCGGCGATCACCCGCAGCCGCAGGCTGTGCGCCAGCGCAATGACGGAGCGCACGATGGCGGCGTCGTCGGCATCCGAGCTGATGTCGCGCACGAAGGAGCGGTCGATCTTCAGGGTGTCGAGGCGGAACTGCTTGAGATAGCTGAGGATGGAATAGCCGGTGCCGAAGTCATCCACGGAAATATGGATGCCCTGCGCATGCAGCCGCTCCAGGATCAGCGCCGCCTCGGCCGGATTGTGCATCACCACGCTTTCCGTCACCTCCAGTTCCAGGCAACTCGCGGCCATGCCGGTTTCCGCCAGCACGCCGGCGACGAAGTCGGGCAGGTTGTTCTGGGCGAACTGGTAGGCCGACAGGTTCACCGCTACCCGCAACGGCGCCAGGCCGGCAAGCTGCCATGCGCGGTTCTGGCGGCAGGCCTCGCGCAGCACCCAGGCGCCCAGCGGGATGATGAGGCCGATGTCCTCGGCCACCGGAATGAATTCATTCGGCGCCACCAGGCCGCGCTCGGGGCTGCGCCAGCGCACCAGCGCCTCCATCGCCTGCACCGCGCCGCTGGCGACATCAACCTTGGGCTGGTAATGCAGTTCGAACTCGCCCAGGTCGAGCGCGCGGCGCAGGTCTCTTTCCAGCGCCAGGCGGGCGCCGGCGGCGGCATTCATCTGCGGCGTGAAGAACTGGAAGTTGGCGCGGCCCATTTTCTTGGCGTAGTACATCGCGCTGTCGGCATTGCTCATCAGGTCGCGCAAATGGCTGCCGTCTTCCGGATAGAGGCTGATGCCGATGCTCACCGAGACATTCTGCTCCTGGCCTTCCACCTCGATCGGCAGCGCCAGCCGGTCGAGCAGCTTCTGGGCGACGTTGGCGGCTGCGCGGGGCGAGGCCACGTCGGCCAGCAGCACCACGAATTCATCGCCGCCGAGGCGCGCCACGGTGTCCTCGCCCCGCAGCGCCTGGCCCAGGCGCTCGGCCACGCCCTGGAGCAGCTTGTCGCCGTAGTGATGGCCCAGCGAGTCGTTGATGGTCTTGAAGCGGTCGAGATCGAGGAACATCAGCGCAAAGCCCTTGCCCGAACGTTCGCCGGAGGCAATGGCCTGGCAGATCCGGTCTTCCAGCAGGCTGCGGTTGGGCAGCCGGGTCAGGCTGTCATGCAGCGCCATGTGATGCAGCTGCCGGTTGGCATGGCTGAGCGAACTGACCAGGCCGGCGGTGCGCGAGGCCAGCCGCGAATCCACCACCGACAGCAGCAGCGTAATGCTCAGCAGCGACAGCGAGGCCAGGCCGACCAGCGCGGCCAGCCAGTTGCCGTCGACGCCGCCCTCGACCATGCAGATGCTGGCCACATCGAAACGCGCCGCTTCCATGCCGGTGTAATGCATCGCAATCACGGCCAGGCCCATGATCGCCGCGGCGCCGGCCTTCTTCGCATGCGCCGCCAGGTTCTGGCCGCTGCGCAGCGTGAAGGCCAGCCACAGCGCGGCGACCGAGGCAACCACGGCAATCGCAATCGATGCCAGCAGGCCGGCCGTGTCGTAATGGATCGCCGGGTCCATCCGCATGGCATGCATGCCCATGTAATGCATGCCGCAAATGCCCAGCCCCATCAGCAGACCGCCGACCAGGAAATGCAGCATGCGCACGGTGGGCCGGGTGACGATGCGCAGCGCAAAGGCGGACACGCCGATCGCCACCAGCAGCGACAGCAGGGTGGTGTTGATTTCGTAGCTCAGGCGGATCGGCAGGCTGAAGGCCAGCATGCCGATGAAGTGCATGGCCCAGATGCCGCTGCCCATCGCCACCGCCCCTCCGGCCAGCCACAGCAGGCTGGTGCGGCCCTCCGTTTCGGTCACCCGGCCGGCGAGATTGAGCGCGGTATAGGAAGCCATCATGGCTACCGCAACCGAAAGAAGCACGAGGCCCGGATGATAGCTGCCGGTCAGATAAGTCAAGGGGTAATCCATTCGCAATCGGTGATGCAGATAGTGATTTAAGGCAACATTTTAACAGTGTTCACAAAATGGTGATGACCCTTCGCTTTAGTGTGTTTAGGGCGAATGCCGCTCGCTTGTGTTATAGAATCGGCCGCACTGCCGTCAGAGCGGCGACGCGACCAGGTCAGCTGGCGCGCCATATCAGGGGATGACTATGAAGATTGCAATCGCCGGCGCCGGCATTGGCGGCCTGGCCTTGGCGCTCATGCTGCACAAGCGCGGCATCGAGGCTGAAGTATGGGAAGCCGTTGAGGAGTTGAAACCGCTGGGCGTGGGCATCAATCTGCTGCCCCATGCGGTCAAGGAATTGTCCGAGCTGGGGCTGGAAGACACGCTGGCCGAGATCGGCGTCAAGACATCCCAGCTGGCGTACTACAACCGGCATGGGCAGCAGATCTGGGTCGAGCCGCGCGGCCGCGCCGCCGGCTACGACTGGCCGCAGTTTTCCATCCATCGCGGCGCGCTGCAGATGGCGTTGCTGCGGGCCGCCACGCAGCGCATCGGCGCCGGCCAGGTCCATCAGGGCCATACGCTGGAATCCTTCGAGCAGGATGAGGCGGGCGTGGTGGCCCGCTTCCGGCGCCGCACCGACAACGCGCTGGTGGAAACCCGGGCCGACGTGCTGGTCGGCGCCGACGGCATCCATTCGGCGCTGCGGCGCCTGCTGCATCCGGTCGGGGACGAGCCGCGCTTTTCCGGGCGCATGTTGTGGCGCGCCATCACCGAGACCCAGCCCTTCATGGATGGCCGCTCGATGTTCATGGCGGGACACCAGGACCAGAAATTCGTCGCCTATCCGATTTCCGAGCCGCTGCGGCAGCAGGGCCGCTCGCTGATCAACTGGATCGCCGAACTGCGGGTGCCGGATGGCGCGCCGCCGCCGACCGACTGGAACAAGCGGGTCGACCGCTCGGTGTTCGCGCCTGCCTTCGCCGACTGGAAGTGGGACTGGATCGATATCCCGGCCATCATCGAGGGCGCCGCCACTATCTACGAATTCCCGCTGGTGGACCGCGACCCGCTGCCGCGCTGGACCGTGGGCCGGGTCACGCTGATGGGCGACGCCGCCCATCCGATGTACCCGATCGGCTCCAACGGCAGCGCGCAGGCGATACTCGATGCCCGCTACCTGGCCGACTGCCTGGCCGATTGCGGCGATGGCCGCAGCAGCCTGCTGTATGCGTTGAAGGAGTACGAGGCCGAGCGGCTGCCGCGCACCGCCGGCATCGTGCTGCGCAACCGCATGAACGGACCGGAGCAGGTGATGCAGATGGCCGAGGAAAGGGCGCCCAATGGCTTTGCCAATATTGACGACGTGATTTCCCATGCCGAGCGGGAAGCCATCTCGCAGCGCTACAAGCGCCTGGCCGGCTTCGACAAGCAGTCGCTGGCCGCCACGCCGAACCGCTGAACCGCTCAATACCAACAAGGGAGCCACATGGCGATCTGGAAGAAATCATTCACGCTGGAAGACCTGAAAGAGCGGCATGTCGATACCGCCGAAGGCCATATGGGCATCGAGTTCTGCGGCATCGGCGAAGACTGGCTGGCCGCGCGCATGCCGGTCGACGCCCGCACCGTGCAGCCGTTCCGCATCCTGCACGGCGGCGCTTCGGTGCTGCTGGCCGAATCGGTCGGCAGCTGCGCGGCCAACCTGTGCGTGGACCAGGAAAAATTCTATTGCGTCGGCCTGGACATCAATGCCAACCATGTGCGCGGCGCCAGCAGCGGCTGGGTCACCGGCACCGCGCGAGCGCTGCACATCGGCAAATCCACCCATGTGTGGCAGATCCATATCACCAACGAAGCCGACGCGCTGGTATGCGTGTCGCGCCTGACCATGTCGGTGCTGCGCCGGCCGTCAGCCCAATCGCCAGGCTAGCTTCATACTCACCACAATCTGAACAGTCATCACCCGATAAAACAACGACAGAGGAGACCAGCATGACATCAGCAAACCGCATCGCCGCCGCCATCACCCTTGCCTTCGCCGCGCTGCCGGCCTGGGCCGACATCACGGTGGGCATTTCCGTATCCGCCACCGGCCCGGCGGCATCCCTGGGCATTCCCGAGAAAAACACGGCCGCACTGCTGCCCACCAGCGTGGCCGGGCAGAAGATCAACTACGTGATTCTCGACGACGCCACCAATCCGACCGAAGCCAACAAGAACGCCCGCAAGTTCGTCACCGAGAACAATGCCGACATCATCTTCGGCTCGTCGGCGGTGCCCACTGCGCTGGCCATTGCCGAGGTCGCCAGCGAGACCAGGACGCCGCAGATCGCGCTGGCGCCGGTGGAGCTGGCCGATGCCAAGAAGAACTGGGTCTTTGTGGTACCGCAGCACAATGCGCTGATGGCGCAGGCGCTGGCCAGCCACATGAAGGCGGCCGGCGTCAAGACGCTTGGCTTCATCGGCTTTGCCGACGGCTATGGCGAAGGCTGGGCGCGCGAGATGACCAAGGCGGCGGAAGCGGCCGGCATCAAGGTGGTGGCCAGCGAGCGCTACAACCGCACCGACACCAGCGTCACCGGCCAGGTGGTCAAGCTGGTCGCGGCCAATCCGGACGCCATCATGATCGCCGGCTCCGGCACGCCGGCGGCGCTGCCGCAAACGGCGCTGGCCGAGCGCAACTACAAGGGCAAGATCTACCAGAGCCATGGCGCGGCCAACAAGGAGTTCATGCGGGTGGGCGGCAAGGCGGTGGAAGGCGCGGTGCTGCCGGTGGGGCCGGTGGTGGTGGCGGCCCAATTGCCCGAGACCCATCCGTCGAAGAAGGTCGGCGTCGACTACACCCGCCAGTACGAGGAGAAATACGGCGCCGGCACGGTGTCTTCCTTCGGCGCCCACATGCTCGATGCCTACAAGCTGTTCGAGGCGGCGGTGCCGACCGCGCTCAAGAGCGGCCAGCCGGGCACGCCGGCCTTCCGCCAGGCGCTGCGCGACGCCATCGAGTCGGGACGGGAAGTGGTGGGCGCGCATGGCGTATTCAACATGAGCCCGACCAATCATTACGGCCACGACGACCGGGCGCGGGTGCTGGTGCGTATCGACAAGGGCGAATGGAAGCTGCTGGGCGACGCCAAATAGGAGGCTGACATGGCATCCGTGATCACATCACGCGACCCGGCGCGGCTGTTCGCCGCGCCGCAGGTGCGGCTGTCACGGCGCGAGGACGGCGCCATCCTGCTGTCTTCGCCGCAGCCGCTGCAGGCCTATCCGCGCTGCGTGGGCGTCGACCTCGAATACTGGGCGGACCATGCGCCGCAGCGGCTGTTCCTGGCCGAGCGCGATGGCGACGGCGCATGGCGGGAGCTGCGCTACGGCCAGGCGCGGCAACAGGTCAGGCGCATTGCCGCCAGCCTGCTGGGCATGGGCCTGCCGGAAGGGCGGCCGGTAGCGGTCCTGTCGGACAACGGCATCGAACATGCGCTGCTGATGCTGGCCTGCCTGCATGTGGGCATACCGTATGCCGCGCTGTCGCCGGCGTATTCGCTGATGTCACGCGACCATGCCAAGCTGCGCGCGCTGGTGTCGCGCCTGCAGCCCGGCCTGCTGTATGCGGCGTCGGCTCAGCGCTACGGCGCCGCGCTGGCCGCCATCGAAGGCCTGCACCAGGCGCGGCTGGTGGTGTCGGACGATGGCGATGTACCCGCCGGCGCGCAGCCGTTTTCCAGTTTGCTGGCGCATGGGGACGAGGCCGCGGTCGATGCGCGGCATGCGCTGGTCGGCCCCGATACCGTGGCCAAGATCCTGTTTACCTCCGGCTCCATCGCCGAGCCCAAGGGCGTGATCAACACCCAGCGCATGCTGTGCGCCTCGCAGCAGGCCAAGGCCCAGCTCTGGCCCTTCCTGGCCGAGACGCCGCCGGTGATCGTCGACTGGCTGCCCTGGAATCACACCTTCGGCGGCAACCACAATTTCAACCTCGTGCTGCGCCATGGCGGCACGCTGTATATCGATGGCGGCAAGCCCGCGCCGGGCCTGTTCGACGCCAGCATCGCCAATCTGCGCGAGATCGCGCCGACCCTGTACTTCAAT
Coding sequences within:
- the treZ gene encoding malto-oligosyltrehalose trehalohydrolase — its product is MLTQDMPDKALSDIPSTTYGATLLAPDLTSFRLWAPNAGRVDVVLNHGERSVAMQALSDGWFEAIVDCGAGTRYMFCLDGDLQVPDPASRAQESDAHGPSIVMDPGSYQWRDRDWRGRRWEQTVLYELHVGACGGFAGVTEMLPALARLGITAVELMPIAAFPGSRNWGYDGVLQYAPETTYGTPDQLKALVDTAHALGVQVFLDVVYNHFGPDGNYLNAYARTFFRHDVDTPWGAAIDFRRAEVKEFFVQNALYWLNEFHIDGLRMDALHAINEQDWLPELASDIRARVASDRCVHLVMEHEDNAAHLMPSAFNAQWNDDGHHALHVLLTGETEGYYADYAEESAAKLCRCLEQGFIYQGEPSPHRKGVPRGRPSGHLPPSAFVLFLQNHDQIGNRAFGERLTTLTRPAALRAAMALLLLSPQIPLLFMGEPVGATEPFRYFTDYSDEQLAEAVREGRRNEFAAFEAFEDPETRAAIPDPNDASTFEASIPTTITDTDLSANRRRWLKWTRSLLAARHAHIIPRLAGCSADRARVLGSHAVEARWKLGDGTLLQIAVNLCDSPIPYETDALPGELQSMLLFETPGAVQGVQNRVLPGDGLIALLIPSASAQAGPA
- a CDS encoding MFS transporter; the protein is MPSNDIASPLLLRSKVSAVSQRIANPINFILLGMVYASWAARVPAVRDALQLDAAELSLALLGGGAGAVLSFPVAAGLVRWLGARLASCAAGLTMMLSLLCIALSPSLPWLAASVFLFGASTSCFDVSINALGAVSEKAAGRSIMSMLHAWFCAGALAGALLGSAAASAGLPVLQHFILLALPMAALQLANSRWLPRDEPGPSSHAPLYALPHGPLAMLGIIGFFGAMAEGSVGDWSGVYLKDILHAADGVAPLAFAGFTGMMLVARLFCDRLKDRFGARRVVACSALCAAGGLGLATAAANLPLTLAGFALTGAGLASVFPFVFSAGGRHGPTALAGVATLSYSGSLLGPPVIGMIAHSQGMQAAIGFLAVVCIAISLASLKTAALD
- a CDS encoding serine hydrolase — translated: MIKTALVTALLTLTVSASAVSLGSRHALLIDEDSGAVLLEKNANDIVPIASLTKLMTAMVVLDAGLDLQEPVTISEQDVDTLKHSSSRVPVGATFPRGTLLELALMSSDNRAAFALARTYPGGLDGFRQAVRGKSMELGLRRTNIEEPTGLSPHNTSTATDLAKMVMAAGRYPEIERLTTSSADLIDVEGAATHYRNTNRLVGNSAWDIRLSKTGFTREAGRCLVMRVKAAGRSTVMVLLNARESVIRTADAMNLHRLVRGEPLMEASATPAPKRKAARHAKPSRRSRTLVAQL
- a CDS encoding thioesterase family protein — its product is METTQPEAAHVLDTAIALSPDSERGPGHYLGHTSPAYGNMVGPFGGTIAATLLNAILRHPEKLGDPLSLTVHYAAPIADGQFEVQARALRTNRTTQHWMVELRQQDQVAAFATAVTAIRRDTWGATDASFPLAPPPSSVAQAPAHPRAAWTGRYEMRFIAGGMAPDQSDASGHPSETRLWIRDQPPRPLDFPALASICDAFFPRIFLRRASWTPASTVALTTYFHADAAQLAAQGDAPLLAVARGQNYGKGFFDQSAEIWSAGGVMLAASHQVVYFKE
- a CDS encoding EAL domain-containing protein — its product is MTYLTGSYHPGLVLLSVAVAMMASYTALNLAGRVTETEGRTSLLWLAGGAVAMGSGIWAMHFIGMLAFSLPIRLSYEINTTLLSLLVAIGVSAFALRIVTRPTVRMLHFLVGGLLMGLGICGMHYMGMHAMRMDPAIHYDTAGLLASIAIAVVASVAALWLAFTLRSGQNLAAHAKKAGAAAIMGLAVIAMHYTGMEAARFDVASICMVEGGVDGNWLAALVGLASLSLLSITLLLSVVDSRLASRTAGLVSSLSHANRQLHHMALHDSLTRLPNRSLLEDRICQAIASGERSGKGFALMFLDLDRFKTINDSLGHHYGDKLLQGVAERLGQALRGEDTVARLGGDEFVVLLADVASPRAAANVAQKLLDRLALPIEVEGQEQNVSVSIGISLYPEDGSHLRDLMSNADSAMYYAKKMGRANFQFFTPQMNAAAGARLALERDLRRALDLGEFELHYQPKVDVASGAVQAMEALVRWRSPERGLVAPNEFIPVAEDIGLIIPLGAWVLREACRQNRAWQLAGLAPLRVAVNLSAYQFAQNNLPDFVAGVLAETGMAASCLELEVTESVVMHNPAEAALILERLHAQGIHISVDDFGTGYSILSYLKQFRLDTLKIDRSFVRDISSDADDAAIVRSVIALAHSLRLRVIAEGVETDEQLAYLRQLGCDQYQGYLSSKPLPAAEFEAMLRATPDPAPVPASAPAPRAA
- a CDS encoding flavin-dependent oxidoreductase, with amino-acid sequence MKIAIAGAGIGGLALALMLHKRGIEAEVWEAVEELKPLGVGINLLPHAVKELSELGLEDTLAEIGVKTSQLAYYNRHGQQIWVEPRGRAAGYDWPQFSIHRGALQMALLRAATQRIGAGQVHQGHTLESFEQDEAGVVARFRRRTDNALVETRADVLVGADGIHSALRRLLHPVGDEPRFSGRMLWRAITETQPFMDGRSMFMAGHQDQKFVAYPISEPLRQQGRSLINWIAELRVPDGAPPPTDWNKRVDRSVFAPAFADWKWDWIDIPAIIEGAATIYEFPLVDRDPLPRWTVGRVTLMGDAAHPMYPIGSNGSAQAILDARYLADCLADCGDGRSSLLYALKEYEAERLPRTAGIVLRNRMNGPEQVMQMAEERAPNGFANIDDVISHAEREAISQRYKRLAGFDKQSLAATPNR
- a CDS encoding hotdog fold thioesterase; amino-acid sequence: MAIWKKSFTLEDLKERHVDTAEGHMGIEFCGIGEDWLAARMPVDARTVQPFRILHGGASVLLAESVGSCAANLCVDQEKFYCVGLDINANHVRGASSGWVTGTARALHIGKSTHVWQIHITNEADALVCVSRLTMSVLRRPSAQSPG
- a CDS encoding ABC transporter substrate-binding protein produces the protein MTSANRIAAAITLAFAALPAWADITVGISVSATGPAASLGIPEKNTAALLPTSVAGQKINYVILDDATNPTEANKNARKFVTENNADIIFGSSAVPTALAIAEVASETRTPQIALAPVELADAKKNWVFVVPQHNALMAQALASHMKAAGVKTLGFIGFADGYGEGWAREMTKAAEAAGIKVVASERYNRTDTSVTGQVVKLVAANPDAIMIAGSGTPAALPQTALAERNYKGKIYQSHGAANKEFMRVGGKAVEGAVLPVGPVVVAAQLPETHPSKKVGVDYTRQYEEKYGAGTVSSFGAHMLDAYKLFEAAVPTALKSGQPGTPAFRQALRDAIESGREVVGAHGVFNMSPTNHYGHDDRARVLVRIDKGEWKLLGDAK
- a CDS encoding feruloyl-CoA synthase, with amino-acid sequence MASVITSRDPARLFAAPQVRLSRREDGAILLSSPQPLQAYPRCVGVDLEYWADHAPQRLFLAERDGDGAWRELRYGQARQQVRRIAASLLGMGLPEGRPVAVLSDNGIEHALLMLACLHVGIPYAALSPAYSLMSRDHAKLRALVSRLQPGLLYAASAQRYGAALAAIEGLHQARLVVSDDGDVPAGAQPFSSLLAHGDEAAVDARHALVGPDTVAKILFTSGSIAEPKGVINTQRMLCASQQAKAQLWPFLAETPPVIVDWLPWNHTFGGNHNFNLVLRHGGTLYIDGGKPAPGLFDASIANLREIAPTLYFNVPRGFDMLVSALRADAPLRRNFFSRLQLMFYAGSALPQNLWEDLIALSVQETGQPVPMVTAWGSTETAPLATDCHFQAPRSGVIGLPAPGVELKLLPAAGKLEIRVRGPNVTPGYLGQPELTARAFDEEGYYRIGDAVRFADESKPEAGLVFDGRVAEDFKLSSGTWVNVGAVRIKGIELLAPVAQDIVVTGHDGEQIGFLVFANLPACRALAGLPADAPAADALAHPAVRGKVRQGLQAMRQLGGGSSTYASRALLMGEPASVDAGEITDKGYINQSAVLARRAQMVSALEQGGGGVIAIDG